A stretch of the Paenibacillus dendritiformis genome encodes the following:
- a CDS encoding carbohydrate ABC transporter permease, with protein sequence MKKTSKWLLELLLLLLALLFLSPIYLMLVNSFKNRAELYENALAFPTSFSFQYYKEAMEKMNFFNAFGNSLYVTVVSVILVIVLASMTAWMLVRTDNKLSKIIFMTLVATMLIPFQTLMMPLMQVMDWIRTHLHIPMLNTHEGLIYMNVGFASGMAVFLYHGFIKSIPIDLEEAATIDGCSKFGVFWRIVFPMLKNITITVAILNVIALWNDYLLPSLTLADKGLRTIPLSTFYFFGEFTIVWNQAMAGLTLTIIPIVLFYIFAQKYIIKGIAAGAVK encoded by the coding sequence ATGAAGAAAACGAGCAAATGGCTGCTTGAACTCTTGCTTCTTCTGCTGGCTCTCCTCTTTTTGTCGCCGATCTACTTGATGCTGGTCAATTCATTCAAAAACCGTGCAGAGTTGTATGAGAACGCGCTCGCTTTTCCGACTTCATTCAGCTTCCAATACTATAAAGAAGCCATGGAGAAGATGAATTTCTTCAACGCCTTCGGCAACTCGCTGTATGTGACGGTCGTCTCCGTCATTCTTGTCATTGTACTGGCGTCGATGACGGCTTGGATGCTGGTTCGCACCGACAATAAGCTGAGCAAAATCATTTTCATGACGTTGGTCGCCACCATGCTCATTCCGTTCCAGACGCTGATGATGCCGTTGATGCAGGTGATGGACTGGATTCGCACCCATCTTCATATTCCGATGCTGAATACCCATGAAGGCTTGATCTACATGAATGTAGGCTTCGCCTCAGGCATGGCGGTCTTTCTCTATCACGGCTTCATTAAGTCGATTCCGATCGACCTGGAGGAGGCGGCAACCATCGATGGCTGCAGCAAGTTCGGGGTGTTCTGGAGAATCGTCTTTCCGATGCTCAAAAATATTACGATCACGGTAGCCATTCTAAACGTGATTGCCCTGTGGAACGATTACTTGCTTCCATCCCTGACCTTGGCGGACAAAGGGCTGAGAACGATTCCGCTGTCGACCTTCTACTTCTTCGGCGAGTTCACGATCGTATGGAACCAGGCGATGGCCGGGCTGACGCTCACGATCATCCCGATTGTCCTCTTCTACATCTTTGCGCAGAAGTATATTATTAAGGGGATTGCCGCGGGTGCGGTGAAATAG
- a CDS encoding carbohydrate ABC transporter permease produces MKKRKDRLWFALFTLPLLFIFTTVVIIPFLFGIAYSFVQWDGIPANPKVFVGLDNYIQLFQDERFLASAWHTLKFTILAVLLVNVFGLAFSLFVTTKLRVRNLARTMFFMPNLIGGLILGYIWQFIFTDAMGYIGESTGLTNVFFNWLLDSQFALFALVVVFTWQFAGYTMIIYVAGLQGVPDELIEASKVDGANWWHRLTKITLPLLMPAFTICLFLTLSGAFKIYDVNLSLTRGGPNNATEMFAMNIFNEIFAYGNYGLGQAKAVLFFLVVAVFTLTQVFLTKKREVQY; encoded by the coding sequence ATGAAGAAGCGGAAGGACCGGCTATGGTTTGCCTTATTTACGCTTCCCCTGCTTTTTATCTTTACCACCGTCGTCATCATACCGTTCTTGTTCGGTATTGCTTATTCGTTCGTGCAATGGGACGGCATTCCGGCCAACCCCAAAGTGTTCGTCGGGCTCGACAACTATATTCAACTGTTCCAGGATGAACGATTCCTGGCATCGGCATGGCATACGCTGAAGTTTACGATTTTGGCCGTGCTGCTCGTCAACGTGTTCGGTCTCGCGTTCTCTCTCTTTGTCACCACGAAGCTGCGAGTGCGCAACCTTGCCCGCACGATGTTCTTTATGCCAAATCTCATCGGCGGTCTTATTCTGGGTTATATTTGGCAGTTCATCTTTACGGATGCGATGGGCTATATCGGCGAGAGCACAGGGTTGACCAACGTCTTCTTCAACTGGCTTCTCGATTCTCAATTCGCCTTGTTCGCTCTGGTAGTCGTGTTCACGTGGCAGTTTGCCGGTTATACGATGATTATTTATGTGGCCGGCCTTCAAGGCGTTCCGGATGAACTGATTGAAGCTTCGAAGGTGGATGGAGCGAATTGGTGGCATCGCCTCACCAAAATCACGCTTCCGCTCCTTATGCCCGCGTTCACGATCTGTCTCTTCCTGACGTTGTCCGGCGCCTTCAAGATTTATGACGTGAACTTGAGCTTAACTCGCGGAGGCCCGAACAACGCGACCGAGATGTTCGCGATGAATATTTTCAATGAGATCTTTGCCTACGGCAATTACGGTCTCGGACAAGCGAAGGCCGTGCTCTTTTTCCTCGTCGTGGCGGTCTTTACCCTGACTCAGGTCTTCCTGACGAAGAAAAGAGAGGTGCAGTACTAA
- a CDS encoding ABC transporter substrate-binding protein translates to MSKRKYITRTLSLLTVLAVITALVGCGGGSDSKNANPSTDSSGQEKLKKITIFQSKVEIAEQLEKLAQKYTEETGNEAEVWGAAGDNYITQLQAKLTSNQGPSIFSIGPGTEAEKFKSYFYDMSNEGYAKNVAPNMALETDGKVTGIPYGVEGYGLVYNKDLVNPSDVTDLDSFTKTLEKFKNENINGLALSQEAYFLIGHIMNTPFALQADPVDYINKLNKGEVKMADTKEFQEFAKFMDAIKAYAKNPMEIKYDTQMGDFATGKTAMVHQGNWSFSMLKDFGDFGSNIGMMPLPINGNKKLTVGVASYWAINGTADADEIKAANAFLDWLFNSDTGKKTIVEDFQFIPAMTNIEAGNMDPLSQAVYEATQSGETLMTANNYFPAGIITNDLAPAAQAFFLDKSMTGEQFLKNLDEVWAKATK, encoded by the coding sequence ATGAGTAAGAGAAAATACATTACGCGCACGCTTAGCTTGCTGACCGTGCTGGCCGTGATAACGGCGCTTGTAGGTTGCGGCGGCGGATCGGACAGCAAAAATGCAAATCCTTCCACGGATTCTTCGGGGCAGGAGAAGCTGAAGAAGATTACCATTTTCCAATCCAAGGTTGAAATCGCGGAGCAATTAGAGAAATTGGCTCAAAAGTATACAGAGGAAACCGGCAATGAGGCGGAAGTATGGGGCGCTGCCGGCGATAACTATATCACGCAGCTGCAGGCGAAGTTGACCAGCAACCAAGGGCCGTCCATCTTCAGCATCGGGCCGGGCACGGAAGCCGAGAAGTTCAAGTCGTACTTCTATGACATGAGCAATGAAGGATATGCCAAGAATGTAGCGCCGAACATGGCGTTGGAGACCGACGGCAAGGTGACGGGCATTCCGTATGGCGTCGAAGGCTACGGCCTGGTGTATAACAAGGATCTTGTCAATCCTTCCGACGTGACGGACCTGGATTCCTTCACCAAGACGCTGGAAAAGTTCAAGAACGAGAACATCAACGGTCTTGCGCTTTCTCAAGAGGCTTACTTCCTCATCGGCCATATCATGAATACGCCGTTTGCCTTGCAGGCCGATCCGGTCGACTACATTAATAAGCTGAACAAAGGCGAAGTGAAGATGGCCGACACGAAGGAGTTCCAGGAGTTCGCGAAGTTCATGGATGCCATCAAGGCCTACGCCAAAAATCCGATGGAAATCAAGTACGATACGCAAATGGGTGACTTTGCGACCGGCAAGACAGCGATGGTGCATCAAGGCAACTGGAGCTTCTCGATGCTGAAGGACTTCGGCGACTTCGGCTCCAACATCGGAATGATGCCGCTTCCAATCAACGGCAACAAGAAGCTGACGGTAGGCGTGGCAAGCTACTGGGCCATTAACGGGACGGCGGATGCCGATGAAATCAAAGCCGCAAACGCTTTCTTGGATTGGCTCTTCAATAGCGATACCGGCAAGAAAACGATTGTGGAGGATTTCCAATTCATTCCGGCCATGACGAATATCGAAGCAGGCAACATGGACCCATTGTCTCAAGCGGTATATGAAGCCACGCAGAGCGGGGAAACGTTAATGACGGCGAACAACTACTTCCCGGCAGGCATCATTACCAACGATCTGGCGCCGGCAGCCCAAGCATTCTTCCTGGATAAGTCGATGACGGGAGAGCAGTTCCTCAAAAATCTGGATGAAGTCTGGGCCAAAGCGACCAAATAA
- a CDS encoding LacI family DNA-binding transcriptional regulator, whose amino-acid sequence MKSRLKEIAELADVSVATVSNVLNGRKNVGQATRERVLKICMEMGYYSSSSNKGVSSSTVMFIFSDFDREYYLQIIKGINHCLTENGYDLVICTNKSSQKFMRNNFACGIICLDRHMSDDVLIEYAKPHFPVVLMDRMIAHDYANTKSVVVDNYPVMSEMVQGLVDKGYRRFGYIGGVDFTLDHKERFAAFKDTLHRNGLTFDSRHYFHGDYSETSGYQAAKLIILSNELPEVLVCANDHMALGAFKAFEENKIRVPEDIAVTGFDNTDAAMMAGMTTIAIPRYECGYLAAKELLAMIRGQANRDPVKLNATIQWRKTTK is encoded by the coding sequence TTGAAGAGCAGATTGAAGGAAATCGCGGAGCTTGCGGATGTATCGGTCGCAACCGTGTCCAACGTATTGAATGGCCGTAAAAACGTAGGACAAGCGACCCGGGAGCGAGTGCTGAAAATATGCATGGAGATGGGCTATTATTCAAGCTCTTCGAACAAGGGGGTGAGCAGCAGCACCGTAATGTTCATTTTCAGTGATTTTGATCGGGAATATTACTTGCAGATTATTAAAGGAATTAACCATTGTCTGACGGAGAATGGCTATGATTTGGTTATTTGCACGAATAAGTCCAGTCAAAAATTTATGCGCAATAACTTCGCCTGCGGGATCATTTGCCTTGATCGCCATATGAGCGATGACGTCCTGATCGAATACGCGAAGCCCCATTTCCCGGTCGTGTTGATGGATCGGATGATCGCCCACGATTACGCGAATACCAAAAGCGTCGTCGTCGATAATTATCCCGTCATGTCCGAGATGGTTCAGGGGCTAGTGGACAAGGGTTACAGGCGGTTCGGCTATATCGGCGGGGTCGACTTCACGCTGGACCACAAGGAACGCTTTGCGGCCTTCAAGGATACGCTTCATCGCAATGGCCTGACCTTCGATTCGCGTCATTATTTCCATGGCGATTACAGCGAGACGAGCGGGTACCAGGCGGCGAAGCTTATCATTCTAAGCAATGAACTGCCGGAAGTGCTCGTCTGCGCGAATGACCATATGGCGCTCGGCGCGTTCAAGGCCTTCGAGGAAAATAAAATCAGGGTTCCCGAAGACATTGCGGTAACCGGCTTCGACAATACCGATGCGGCGATGATGGCCGGGATGACGACGATCGCGATTCCGCGGTATGAATGCGGTTACTTGGCGGCGAAGGAGCTGCTGGCGATGATACGCGGTCAGGCGAATCGTGACCCCGTGAAGCTGAATGCAACGATTCAATGGAGAAAAACAACGAAATAG